In Hymenobacter sublimis, a single genomic region encodes these proteins:
- a CDS encoding class I SAM-dependent methyltransferase, with protein sequence MQVQYEALYHQLEENHWWFRGRRDIVFDQIKRLGLPATAAILEIGCSGGPLQQQLREAGFHNLTGIDISETAIALAHQRQIPNVSVMDGARLNFPDASFDLVVASDVLEHIEDEQQALREWRRVLRPGGQLLVYVPAYQQLWSQHDVVNRHFRRYTGTTLKQALQTSQLQVLRHSYWNFSLFFPTYLIRQAQRLTSGTKPAETGGTGDLAALPQPLNRSLIWLLQAENRLLRHLNLPVGVSVFALARKPVS encoded by the coding sequence ATGCAAGTTCAATACGAGGCTCTTTATCATCAACTAGAGGAAAATCACTGGTGGTTTCGGGGGCGGCGCGACATTGTGTTTGACCAGATAAAGCGCCTGGGTTTGCCGGCTACGGCGGCTATTTTGGAAATTGGGTGCTCTGGCGGGCCCCTGCAGCAGCAGCTACGAGAGGCCGGCTTCCATAACCTGACCGGCATCGACATCAGCGAAACAGCCATTGCTTTGGCCCACCAGCGCCAGATTCCGAACGTGTCGGTAATGGACGGAGCCCGGCTGAACTTTCCGGATGCTTCCTTTGACCTGGTAGTCGCCTCCGATGTATTGGAGCACATTGAGGACGAGCAGCAGGCCCTGCGCGAGTGGCGACGGGTGCTGCGGCCCGGTGGGCAGCTGCTAGTGTACGTACCTGCGTATCAGCAGCTTTGGAGCCAACACGACGTGGTAAACCGCCACTTCCGCCGCTACACCGGGACTACCCTAAAACAGGCCCTGCAAACCAGCCAGCTGCAGGTGCTGCGCCATTCATACTGGAACTTCTCCCTGTTTTTCCCAACCTACCTGATCCGGCAAGCCCAGCGCCTGACCAGTGGCACGAAGCCCGCGGAGACTGGTGGTACCGGGGACTTGGCTGCCCTACCCCAGCCCCTGAACCGCTCTCTAATCTGGCTGTTGCAGGCTGAAAACCGCCTGCTGCGCCACCTGA